One Nitrospirota bacterium genomic region harbors:
- the sthA gene encoding Si-specific NAD(P)(+) transhydrogenase encodes MLHYDMLVIGSGPAGQKAAIQTAKLRKRVAIVEKEPHVGGASLSTGTLPSKTLKDAIYYLHGFKLRSFPNITYSLKKNFTMRDLMARKELVVKNELAIITNQLERNDVEIISGTASFVDPHTVQVTKRNGQTETLQADYVVIATGSRPRRGDGIPFNDRTIFDSDTILANDSMPKTMAVLGGGVIGCEYATVFASFGIKVTLVDRRKELLRFVDQEVVQALIYRMRTNNVTVQLGEEIIAVKEDDRGRAVTTLKSGKTIVTDTLLYSMGRSSNSEELNLDAIGIKTDKTGLIKVNEHYQTDVPNVYAAGDVIGFPGLASTSMEQGRLAACHAFNVKQSSLPKIMPYGIYTIPEISTVGKSEEELTENGIPYETGRAFYKEIARGQIFGDVDGLLKLIFHRDTLHLLGVHIIGEGATELIHIGQAVLTYGGTVDFFVHNVFNYPTLAECYRTAALDGINRLGRN; translated from the coding sequence ATGCTCCACTACGACATGCTGGTGATCGGGAGCGGCCCCGCCGGCCAGAAGGCCGCCATTCAGACCGCGAAGCTGCGCAAGCGCGTCGCGATCGTCGAGAAGGAGCCGCACGTCGGCGGCGCGTCGCTCAGCACCGGCACGCTGCCGAGCAAGACCCTCAAGGACGCCATCTACTACCTGCACGGCTTCAAGCTCCGGTCGTTCCCCAACATCACCTACTCGCTCAAGAAGAACTTCACGATGCGCGACCTGATGGCCCGCAAGGAACTGGTCGTCAAGAACGAGCTGGCCATCATCACGAACCAGCTCGAGCGGAACGACGTGGAGATCATCTCGGGGACCGCCTCGTTCGTGGACCCGCACACGGTGCAGGTGACCAAGCGGAACGGCCAGACGGAGACCCTCCAGGCCGACTACGTCGTGATCGCCACCGGCTCGCGCCCGCGCCGGGGGGACGGCATCCCGTTCAACGACCGGACGATCTTCGACTCGGACACGATCCTGGCCAACGACTCCATGCCCAAGACCATGGCGGTCCTGGGCGGGGGCGTGATCGGCTGCGAGTACGCCACCGTGTTCGCCTCCTTCGGCATCAAGGTCACGCTGGTGGACCGGCGGAAGGAGCTGCTCCGGTTCGTGGACCAGGAGGTCGTCCAGGCCCTGATCTACCGCATGCGGACCAACAACGTCACGGTCCAGTTGGGCGAGGAGATCATTGCCGTGAAGGAGGACGACCGCGGACGGGCCGTGACGACGCTCAAGAGCGGCAAGACCATCGTAACCGACACGCTCCTCTACTCGATGGGCCGCTCCTCGAACAGCGAGGAGCTGAACCTGGACGCCATCGGAATCAAGACCGACAAGACCGGCCTCATCAAGGTCAACGAGCACTACCAGACCGACGTCCCCAACGTGTACGCGGCAGGCGACGTGATCGGCTTCCCCGGCCTGGCCTCCACCTCCATGGAGCAGGGCCGGCTGGCCGCCTGCCACGCCTTCAACGTCAAGCAGTCCTCGCTGCCCAAGATCATGCCCTACGGCATCTACACGATCCCGGAGATCTCGACCGTCGGCAAAAGCGAGGAGGAGCTGACCGAGAACGGCATCCCCTACGAGACCGGCCGGGCTTTCTACAAGGAGATCGCCCGCGGGCAGATCTTCGGCGACGTGGACGGGCTGCTGAAGCTCATCTTCCACCGGGACACGCTGCACCTGCTCGGCGTCCACATCATCGGGGAGGGCGCGACTGAGCTCATCCACATCGGCCAGGCCGTGCTGACCTACGGCGGCACCGTGGACTTCTTCGTCCACAACGTCTTTAACTACCCCACCCTCGCCGAGTGCTACCGCACCGCGGCCTTGGACGGCATCAACCGCCTCGGCCGCAATTAA